A portion of the Parasteatoda tepidariorum isolate YZ-2023 chromosome 5, CAS_Ptep_4.0, whole genome shotgun sequence genome contains these proteins:
- the LOC107440211 gene encoding apoptosis regulator R11, protein MPPNSFNRPPAVRAISESEIFSKRSAIRTDYILQNLYKHLIKDVCCFEAICPANKNEEELFTELKKILDDFKFRNGSKIDILCSQLVISMDTLGSALYGVSNELFVEGYTWSRIIAFFVFVSILTVQCVENNLSENVVDVMYENFCRLVKENLKPWIDDHGGWEGFLSLKDDRPVGWANNIWRNTYAAVTNLVHLANFPA, encoded by the exons ATGCCCCCAAATTCGTTTAATAGGCCGCCAGCTGTTCGAGCTATCAGTGAATCTGAAATATTCAGTAAACGTAGTGCAATAAGGACAGActacattcttcaaaatttatacaaacattTGATAAAGGATGTGTGCTGTTTTGAAGCTATATGTCCTGCTAATAAAAACGAAGAAGAATTGTTCACTGAACTGAAGAAAATTTtggatgattttaaatttcgcaATGGTTCAAAAATCGATATACTTTGTTCCCAACTTGTCATTTCAATGGACACGTTAGGTTCAGCGCTATATGGGGTTTCCAACGAATTATTTGTGGAAGGTTATACTTGGAGTAGAATTATTGCATTCTTTGTTTTTGTCTCAATACTAACTGTTCAATGCgttgaaaataatctttcagAAAATGTGGTGGATGTAATGTATGAGAATTTCTGTCGattagttaaagaaaatttaaagcctTGGATAGATGACCATGGTGGTTGG GAAGGTTTCTTAAGTTTGAAAGATGATAGACCTGTTGGCTGGGCCAATAACATTTGGCGAAATACATATGCTGCAGTCACAAATTTAGTGCACCTCGCTAATTTCCCTGCTTAA